The following proteins come from a genomic window of Polaribacter dokdonensis:
- a CDS encoding zinc metalloprotease: MRKSLLGLLLATGIFMGCQDETTDISNDQQSKIDMSDFFVHTDDLEAKGPSDKDGKECYSMQVLNRQLAENKGLYKKMYDIEYATRSFIAGKKPSGAGNGNGNGGGGNDGGGDPPVSDNLGVVNIPVYVHVVYSNSNENISDAQINSQIAVLNADFRRTNSDASNTPSAFASVAADSEITFTLAGTFRNASTTTAWGTNNAVKSAYPPVTPSTHMNIWVANIGGGILGYAQFPGGSSATDGIVVSPQYFGTTGYVAAPFNGGRTTTHEVGHYLNLRHIWGDGRCNRDDFVSDTPSSDRPNYGCPTTAYHCRSNDQFMNYMDYTDDSCMNMFSEGQKERMRALFASGGGRAAIAGN; the protein is encoded by the coding sequence ATGAGAAAATCATTATTAGGTTTGCTATTAGCAACAGGTATTTTTATGGGATGTCAAGATGAAACTACAGACATTTCAAACGATCAACAATCTAAAATTGACATGAGTGACTTTTTTGTTCACACAGACGATTTAGAGGCTAAAGGACCTTCAGATAAAGATGGAAAAGAGTGTTATTCTATGCAAGTTTTAAATAGACAACTTGCAGAAAATAAAGGGCTTTACAAAAAAATGTATGATATAGAATACGCAACTAGAAGTTTTATTGCCGGTAAAAAACCAAGTGGTGCTGGTAATGGAAATGGAAATGGAGGTGGAGGAAATGATGGTGGAGGAGACCCACCAGTTTCTGACAACTTAGGTGTTGTAAATATTCCTGTTTATGTGCATGTAGTATATAGCAATTCAAACGAAAATATTTCTGATGCTCAAATAAACTCACAAATTGCAGTATTAAATGCTGATTTTAGAAGAACAAATAGCGATGCAAGTAACACACCAAGTGCTTTTGCAAGTGTAGCTGCAGATTCAGAAATTACTTTTACTTTGGCTGGTACTTTTAGAAATGCAAGTACTACAACTGCTTGGGGTACAAATAATGCAGTAAAATCTGCATACCCACCAGTTACACCATCTACTCATATGAATATTTGGGTAGCAAATATTGGAGGAGGAATTTTAGGATATGCACAATTTCCTGGTGGTAGTTCTGCAACAGATGGAATAGTAGTATCTCCTCAATATTTTGGAACTACTGGTTATGTAGCAGCTCCTTTTAATGGGGGTAGAACTACAACTCATGAAGTTGGGCACTATTTAAACCTAAGACATATTTGGGGTGATGGAAGATGTAATAGAGATGATTTTGTATCTGATACACCATCTTCAGACAGACCTAACTATGGTTGTCCAACAACTGCTTATCACTGTAGAAGTAATGATCAATTCATGAATTATATGGATTATACAGATGATTCTTGTATGAACATGTTTAGTGAAGGTCAAAAGGAAAGAATGAGAGCTTTATTTGCTTCAGGAGGTGGAAGAGCTGCAATTGCAGGAAACTAA
- a CDS encoding serine hydrolase domain-containing protein, with the protein MKILKRILLLLSIILTVVVFINYPKLNMLSGYAAKNTASSVFVAERNLDFTNNTDNNFSPVNLATNTVNSDEKTATSSAFGLLTRNAIYREGLGAVLTLSDEDETATYLTPKRSVPDNKTPYPYGNAPQKDTIFKNVDYNLLNETLDILFDEKNKTRAAIVIYKDQIIAEKYAKGFTKESKILGWSMTKSITSTIFGILEHQNKINVQEKAPIEAWKDDDRSKITIHNLLQMNSGLAWDENYDKISDATKMLFLERDMTKTQVYKEFAGKPNESWNYSSGTTNLLSGILRNEFNTHQEYLDFWYTQLIDKIGMNSMLIETDLEGNYVGSSYAWATPRDWAKLGLLYLKNGNWLGEQIFTKKWVDYATTPTPSSNGWYGAQIWLNAGNRYPSAPSNMYFFSGYQGQNVFILPNENLVIVRMGLSKNADVDELLKGVINSIQN; encoded by the coding sequence ATGAAAATTTTAAAGCGAATTCTGCTTCTTTTATCAATTATATTAACAGTAGTTGTCTTTATCAATTATCCAAAGCTAAATATGCTTTCTGGTTATGCTGCAAAAAATACAGCTTCTTCTGTTTTTGTAGCAGAAAGAAATTTAGACTTTACGAATAACACAGACAATAATTTTTCTCCAGTAAATTTGGCTACAAATACTGTAAATTCGGATGAGAAAACAGCAACTTCTTCTGCTTTTGGTCTATTAACTAGAAATGCAATTTACAGAGAAGGTTTGGGTGCTGTTTTAACCTTATCTGATGAAGATGAAACTGCAACTTATCTTACACCAAAAAGAAGTGTGCCAGACAATAAAACTCCTTATCCATATGGAAATGCACCACAAAAAGATACCATTTTTAAAAATGTAGATTACAATTTATTAAATGAAACTTTAGACATATTGTTTGATGAAAAAAATAAAACTAGAGCAGCTATTGTAATTTATAAAGATCAAATTATTGCAGAGAAATATGCTAAGGGTTTTACTAAAGAATCTAAAATTTTAGGTTGGTCTATGACCAAAAGTATTACAAGTACCATCTTTGGAATTTTAGAACACCAAAACAAAATTAACGTACAAGAAAAAGCACCTATTGAAGCATGGAAAGATGATGATCGTAGCAAAATAACTATTCATAATTTATTACAAATGAACTCTGGATTGGCTTGGGATGAAAATTATGATAAAATTTCTGACGCAACAAAAATGCTTTTTTTAGAAAGAGATATGACTAAAACTCAAGTCTACAAAGAGTTTGCAGGTAAACCGAATGAAAGCTGGAATTATTCTTCTGGTACCACTAATTTATTATCTGGAATTCTACGAAATGAATTTAATACCCATCAAGAATATTTAGATTTTTGGTACACCCAATTAATAGATAAAATTGGAATGAATTCTATGCTAATTGAAACAGATTTAGAAGGTAATTACGTAGGCTCTTCTTATGCATGGGCAACACCTAGAGATTGGGCTAAATTAGGCTTGCTTTATCTTAAAAATGGTAATTGGCTAGGAGAGCAAATTTTTACTAAAAAATGGGTAGATTATGCAACAACCCCAACCCCAAGTTCTAATGGTTGGTATGGAGCTCAGATATGGTTAAATGCAGGTAACAGATACCCAAGTGCGCCTAGTAATATGTATTTTTTTAGTGGTTATCAAGGGCAAAATGTATTTATACTTCCAAATGAAAATTTAGTAATTGTAAGAATGGGTTTATCTAAAAATGCGGATGTTGATGAGCTATTAAAAGGAGTTATTAACAGTATTCAGAATTAA
- a CDS encoding type I phosphomannose isomerase catalytic subunit — protein sequence MNFYPLKFAPLYKYRIWGGEKLKTELNKNYSEESIGESWEISDVSGDETLVAEGNLKGKSLRDLTNQFHGDFVGNNVYKKFGEEFPLLIKFIDAKTPLSIQVHPSNEIAKERHNSFGKNEMWYVMQADEDAELIVGFDKEISKEEYQQHLKNNTILEVMHHENVNKGDAFYIPTGRVHAIGAGVLLAEIQQTSDITYRIYDYDRVDAKTGQKRDLHNEQAIDVIDYQVHDNYKTNYKLDKNASNKLVHSPYFTTNILDVDSRIQKDYSAIDSFIIFMCVEGNAIIHCNNEAYTINCGETILLPAAIQSIDIEAASAKLLEVYY from the coding sequence ATGAATTTTTATCCTTTAAAGTTTGCTCCACTATACAAATACCGAATTTGGGGAGGAGAGAAACTAAAAACAGAATTAAATAAAAACTATTCAGAAGAAAGTATTGGTGAATCTTGGGAAATATCTGATGTTTCTGGAGATGAAACTTTGGTTGCAGAAGGCAATTTAAAGGGTAAATCTTTAAGAGATTTAACCAATCAATTTCATGGAGATTTTGTAGGTAACAATGTTTATAAAAAATTTGGAGAAGAATTTCCTTTATTAATTAAATTCATAGATGCTAAAACACCATTGTCTATTCAAGTACATCCAAGCAATGAAATTGCAAAAGAAAGACACAATTCTTTTGGTAAAAACGAGATGTGGTATGTAATGCAGGCAGATGAAGATGCTGAATTAATTGTTGGTTTTGATAAAGAGATTTCTAAAGAAGAATACCAACAACATTTAAAAAATAATACCATTTTAGAGGTAATGCATCATGAAAATGTAAATAAAGGTGATGCATTTTACATTCCTACAGGTAGAGTTCATGCAATTGGTGCAGGAGTTTTATTGGCAGAAATTCAGCAAACTTCAGATATTACTTATAGAATTTATGATTATGATAGAGTAGATGCTAAAACTGGTCAAAAAAGAGATTTGCATAATGAACAAGCTATAGATGTAATTGATTATCAAGTGCATGATAATTATAAAACCAATTATAAATTAGATAAAAACGCATCTAACAAATTAGTACACTCACCTTATTTTACAACCAATATTTTAGATGTAGATTCAAGAATACAGAAAGATTATTCAGCAATAGACTCCTTCATTATATTTATGTGTGTAGAAGGTAATGCAATCATTCATTGTAATAATGAAGCATATACTATAAATTGTGGTGAAACTATTTTACTGCCTGCTGCAATTCAAAGCATTGATATTGAAGCAGCTAGTGCAAAATTATTAGAAGTATATTACTAA
- a CDS encoding aminotransferase class V-fold PLP-dependent enzyme gives MFNVDKIREDFPILKREVHGKPLVYFDNAATSQTPQVVIDAIVDYYSNYNANIHRGVHTLSQEATDKYEEARIKIQHHFNAKQPYEIILTAGTTHAINMVASGFETLLQKGDELIVSALEHHSNIVPWQMLCEKTGAVLKVIPMTGDGVLDMKTYHKLLNKNTKLVFCNHVSNALGTINPIEEIIEAAHKVNAAVLIDGAQATPHIKPDVQALDVDFYVASAHKLCGPTGVGLLYGKQEWLEKLPPYQGGGEMIATVSFEKTTYAGLPHKFEAGTPNICGGIAFGVALDYMNSVGFKQIASYENELLEYATEKLLQIEGLKIFGTSKNKTAVISFNVGAIHPYDIGAILDKLGIAVRTGHHCAQPIMDYFQIPGTVRASFSFYNTKHEIEIFIDALKRAVSMLS, from the coding sequence ATGTTTAATGTAGATAAGATAAGAGAAGATTTTCCAATACTAAAAAGAGAAGTACATGGTAAACCTTTGGTGTATTTTGATAATGCTGCAACTTCTCAAACGCCCCAAGTTGTTATAGATGCTATTGTAGATTATTATAGTAATTATAATGCAAATATTCATAGAGGTGTGCATACTTTAAGTCAAGAAGCTACAGATAAATACGAAGAAGCTCGAATTAAAATTCAGCATCATTTTAATGCAAAACAACCCTATGAAATTATCCTTACAGCAGGTACTACACATGCAATAAATATGGTAGCATCAGGTTTTGAAACATTGCTACAAAAAGGAGATGAATTAATTGTATCTGCACTAGAACATCATTCTAATATTGTGCCTTGGCAAATGCTTTGTGAGAAAACAGGTGCTGTTTTAAAGGTAATACCAATGACAGGTGATGGAGTTTTAGATATGAAAACCTATCATAAATTATTAAATAAAAATACCAAGCTTGTTTTTTGTAATCATGTATCAAATGCATTAGGTACCATAAATCCAATAGAAGAAATTATAGAGGCTGCTCATAAAGTAAACGCAGCAGTTTTAATTGATGGTGCACAAGCAACACCTCATATAAAACCAGATGTTCAAGCTTTAGATGTAGATTTCTATGTAGCATCTGCACATAAATTGTGTGGGCCAACAGGAGTTGGTTTATTGTATGGAAAGCAAGAATGGTTAGAGAAATTACCTCCTTATCAAGGTGGAGGAGAAATGATTGCAACTGTTTCATTCGAAAAAACAACTTATGCTGGTTTGCCACATAAATTTGAGGCTGGAACTCCAAATATTTGTGGAGGTATAGCTTTTGGTGTTGCTTTAGATTATATGAACTCAGTTGGTTTTAAACAAATTGCAAGCTATGAAAACGAATTATTAGAGTATGCCACAGAAAAATTACTTCAAATAGAAGGGTTAAAAATCTTTGGTACTTCTAAAAATAAAACAGCGGTTATTTCATTTAATGTTGGTGCAATTCATCCCTATGACATTGGAGCGATTCTAGATAAATTAGGAATTGCAGTTAGAACTGGGCATCATTGTGCACAACCAATAATGGATTATTTTCAGATTCCTGGTACAGTAAGAGCATCATTTTCTTTTTACAATACAAAACATGAAATAGAGATTTTTATAGATGCATTAAAAAGGGCAGTATCTATGTTGTCATAA
- a CDS encoding 2-oxoglutarate dehydrogenase E1 component: MDKFSFLNAAHTGFIADLYDQYLVNPDSVEPSWRSFFQGYDLANENYSLTDEEVSTEIPQEVRKEFLVVDLINGYRTRGHLFTKTNPVRDRRKYEPTLEIENFGLTKEDLDKEFSAGDVLGIGRVKLSTIIDHLKSIYCDSIGVEYMYMRNPEKLKWWQDRLNENDNHPNYSQDSKKYILSKLNQAVTFESFLQTKYVGQKRFSLEGGETLIPGISVMLRDAAEKYGVKECVLGMAHRGRLNTLVNIFKKPVRDLFSEFEGKDFEDEDIDGDVKYHLGLTLSKTYRDGNEIKMNLVPNPSHLETVAAVAEGITRAKIDRKYDGDSSKILPIVIHGDAAIAGQGIAYEVVQMAKLNGYKTGGTIHIVVNNQIGFTTNYLDARSSTYCTDVAKVTLSPVLHVNADDTEAVCHAMEMALQFRMKFKTDIFIDLLGYRKYGHNEGDEPRFTQPKLYKAISKHKNPKEIYAEKLLQEGSIDSSYVKEITAEFKGMLEREFDNSKQDENSKVKEFMESTWEGFERQNQDAMLETLDTKYPVDDLKHIAKVVSTVPEGANFVRKAERILQGRAKMAFETNQLDWGMAENLAYGSLMEEGFNVRISGQDVERGTFSHRHAVLRDEKTEERVNLLNTNPNNKGKMTIYNSLLSEYGVLGFDYGYAMAHPNTLTIWEAQFGDFSNGAQIMFDQYISAAEDKWKVQNGIVVLLPHGYEGQGSEHSSARIERYLQLCAEDNMTVANCTTPANFFHLLRRQMKRDYRKPLIVFTPKSLLRHVKAVNTIEELATGEFQEVIDDTINPDKVKKLVFCMGKFYYDLLAEREENKRDDVALVRIEQLFPLHKEKIQQVIDRYPNIEEYIWAQEEPRNMGAWSYMLQRFELKNLSVRSRKYYAVPAAGSSTRFKKRHKAVIDSVFNS, encoded by the coding sequence ATGGACAAATTTTCGTTCTTAAACGCAGCACACACAGGCTTTATAGCAGATTTATACGATCAATATTTAGTTAATCCAGATTCAGTAGAACCAAGTTGGAGAAGTTTTTTTCAAGGTTATGATCTTGCAAATGAAAACTATTCGTTAACAGATGAAGAAGTTTCTACAGAAATTCCACAAGAAGTTAGAAAAGAATTCTTGGTTGTAGACCTAATTAATGGCTACAGAACTAGAGGTCATTTATTTACAAAAACAAATCCTGTTAGAGATAGAAGAAAATACGAACCAACTTTAGAAATAGAAAATTTTGGTTTAACCAAAGAAGATTTAGATAAAGAATTTTCTGCAGGTGATGTTTTAGGAATTGGTAGAGTAAAACTATCAACTATTATAGACCATTTAAAAAGTATTTATTGCGATTCTATTGGTGTAGAATACATGTACATGCGTAATCCTGAAAAATTAAAATGGTGGCAAGATCGTTTGAATGAAAACGATAACCATCCAAACTACAGTCAGGATTCTAAAAAATATATACTATCTAAATTAAATCAAGCAGTAACTTTCGAAAGCTTTTTGCAAACAAAGTATGTTGGTCAAAAACGTTTTTCATTAGAAGGTGGTGAAACATTAATTCCTGGAATTAGTGTTATGCTAAGAGATGCTGCAGAAAAATACGGAGTTAAAGAATGTGTTTTAGGTATGGCTCACAGAGGGCGTTTAAATACTTTGGTAAACATCTTTAAAAAACCTGTTAGAGATTTATTTAGTGAGTTTGAAGGTAAAGATTTCGAAGACGAAGATATAGATGGTGATGTAAAATATCACTTAGGTTTAACATTAAGTAAAACCTATAGAGATGGTAACGAAATTAAAATGAATTTAGTTCCAAATCCATCTCATTTAGAAACTGTAGCAGCTGTTGCAGAGGGTATTACTAGAGCTAAAATCGATAGAAAATACGATGGAGATTCTAGTAAAATTTTACCAATTGTAATTCATGGAGATGCAGCAATTGCTGGGCAAGGTATTGCTTACGAAGTAGTACAAATGGCAAAATTAAATGGTTATAAAACTGGTGGTACCATTCATATTGTAGTAAATAATCAAATTGGTTTTACAACTAACTATTTAGATGCACGTTCAAGTACGTATTGTACAGATGTTGCTAAAGTAACTTTATCACCTGTTTTACATGTTAATGCAGATGATACAGAAGCTGTATGTCATGCAATGGAAATGGCCTTACAGTTTAGAATGAAGTTTAAAACCGATATTTTTATTGATTTATTAGGGTATCGTAAATATGGGCATAATGAAGGTGATGAGCCTCGTTTTACACAACCTAAATTATATAAGGCAATATCTAAGCATAAAAATCCAAAAGAGATTTATGCAGAAAAATTATTACAAGAAGGTTCTATAGATTCATCATATGTAAAAGAAATTACAGCTGAATTTAAAGGAATGTTAGAAAGAGAGTTTGACAATTCTAAGCAAGACGAAAATTCGAAAGTAAAAGAATTTATGGAGTCTACTTGGGAAGGTTTTGAGCGTCAAAATCAAGATGCTATGTTAGAAACTCTAGATACTAAATATCCTGTAGACGATTTAAAACATATTGCAAAAGTAGTATCTACAGTGCCTGAAGGTGCTAATTTTGTAAGAAAAGCAGAACGTATTTTGCAAGGTAGAGCTAAAATGGCATTTGAAACCAACCAACTAGATTGGGGTATGGCTGAAAATTTAGCTTACGGTTCTTTAATGGAAGAAGGTTTTAATGTTCGTATTTCTGGGCAAGATGTAGAAAGAGGAACATTCTCTCATAGACATGCTGTTTTAAGAGATGAAAAAACAGAAGAACGTGTTAATTTATTAAACACAAACCCAAACAATAAAGGTAAAATGACGATTTACAATTCGTTGTTATCTGAGTATGGTGTGTTAGGTTTCGATTATGGTTATGCCATGGCTCATCCAAATACATTAACAATTTGGGAAGCACAGTTTGGAGATTTTTCAAACGGAGCACAAATAATGTTCGATCAATATATTTCTGCAGCAGAAGATAAATGGAAGGTTCAAAATGGAATTGTAGTTTTATTACCACATGGTTATGAAGGGCAAGGCTCAGAACATTCGTCTGCAAGAATAGAACGTTATTTACAACTTTGTGCAGAAGATAATATGACAGTTGCAAACTGTACAACTCCTGCAAACTTTTTCCACTTATTGCGTCGTCAAATGAAACGCGATTATAGAAAACCATTAATTGTTTTTACACCTAAAAGTTTATTAAGACATGTAAAGGCTGTAAATACAATTGAAGAATTAGCAACAGGTGAATTCCAAGAAGTAATAGATGATACAATAAACCCAGATAAAGTAAAGAAATTAGTTTTCTGTATGGGTAAATTCTATTATGATTTATTAGCAGAAAGAGAAGAAAACAAAAGAGATGATGTTGCTTTGGTTAGAATAGAGCAATTATTCCCTTTACATAAAGAAAAAATTCAGCAAGTAATAGATAGATATCCAAATATCGAAGAATACATCTGGGCACAAGAAGAGCCTAGAAATATGGGTGCTTGGAGTTACATGCTACAAAGATTTGAATTAAAAAACCTATCTGTTCGTTCTCGTAAATATTATGCAGTACCAGCAGCAGGATCAAGTACACGTTTTAAGAAAAGACATAAAGCTGTAATAGACAGTGTTTTTAATAGTTAA